In the genome of Hevea brasiliensis isolate MT/VB/25A 57/8 chromosome 14, ASM3005281v1, whole genome shotgun sequence, the window ctaaCAACAGCCTTTAAACGAACTGGCAATTTTTTGAAGTTTAATATAtaatcattttttaaaaatttatcatATATAACCATCTAACAATAATTTCTACAAATTGCACATCCCTTCCATTCTAATCCAAAGCTTTCCGTTTGTGTGTGATGCAAGTCTATTTTGCTTTTCTGTTTAACTATTTAAGAAATAATTTTTCACCtatatgtatttttattattttttttcaattttattgtaTAACAGAAATAATtagtttaaataaaataaaaattgttaaatttatgtaaaaattggGTCAATCTGCCAGACAAAAAAATATCCAAATTTCGTAGTTCGaagtagaaattaaaatcaagtggAAATTCTTTTGtgtgataaattaaagtttaaaatttttatttgaatatttaaaCGTTTATTTTGTGCAATTGAGCGGCTTAATAACTATAATTGGTGGTATTATAACTTCAGGAAAATTCAGATTTGGTTTTTTCCCCTACAAACACTACTAGCTTAGCAGTAACAGTTTTTAATATAGTGTTCGATATTTGACCCtagttaaaataatatatttttatttatattattagataatataatatttatattagtatttAAAGATTAAGGATATGattgatttaattattaaatatagctgataactgttagctgatagctgatgatagccgatttatgttaagtatttggtaaaattatatttaactgttGCTGTTGatatatgaaataattaataagtgtatatatcatataatttatcttattatttaaataaatatgaaattataaatttattacgatatattatttattttattattaaattaaatatataattattaaattaatatattatattatttattatattattaaaataaatatataattattaatctattatattatatcatttattttattattaaaataagaaaataattaatttttttaaataattaaataaattataaattataaataaaataataaagtaattattaatgTTAATAGAAAAACTTATAATTAAGTTTAagattttagatataaataaatattttatattttatgttattaataaaaaatattttaacaaagttgaaatacgttaattaaaatgttaaaattataaataaaaaaatagaagtattaataatattaattttcaagttaaataaaaaaagaataatatgatcaaaataaaaaataaaatcaaatcaactatcagctgatgagaaacagttctaaaaatagagctgatacaatgATAGATGCCATATCAATTGCCCATCAACTATTAGCTTTATTTTTTTAAGCCAGTCAAACACTTTAATTCACTTATTTTGGTGTCTATCAGCTATTAGTTACACTTAACAGCTGAACCAAATACCCCCTAAGGATAGTTATGAAAAATTACCCTCCTAAATTTGATCCTGTCTGTCAAGCTGTTTTACTAACGGTTAATTACTAGATATTAGTTGTAAATAATTTGTTATTTATATAGTAATTTAAagcaaaatacaaaaataatatatatcttattgactctaatcaaAACCTTAGCATCTAGAAGCTAGTATAAATACTATGCTATGGTATAATATTAACAAAAGAGGTAGTATTTTGAGAGTAAAAATACTACATGCTTCCTTAATAGTTGTTACTGAATAAATCTTTTGAGAAGTTGAGAAAATGGTTTTAACGGCTTATTTTTACATTAACAACTTGTGAAGTAATTAACAGTTACTAAAACAACTGATGCTAATATTACTAGACAAACTATATAACCACAAACACGTTCAAGTCAAAACATAAAATGAAATGTCACTGTTACGCGTTCAACAGAGACTTCAAAAAGTTGTTCATTGCCCAAGTTACTTCTACCAAGTCATCCAAGAACAAGTGAATAGTGCTCAACAACAATCAAACTTATCAACCTGTctaagggggtgtttggtttacctgttgggtgcagctgatagctgatagacaccaaAACAGGTAAACTATAGTGTTTGGCAAGCtcaaaaaaatagagctgatagctgatgggcaactgatatgatacccatcagctgcagtttgtatcagctctatttttagagctgtttctcatcagctgatagctgatttggttttattttttattttgatcatattatccttttttatttaactagaaaattaatattattaatatttttatttgttcattttaaattttaacattttaattaacgtattttaattttaataaaatattttttattaataacataaaatataaaatatttatttatatctaaaaacttaaaattaattataaatttttctattaacaataataataattttattattttatttatatttttaaaattatttaattatattaaaaaataattattttcttatttcaataatataaatgatataatataaaagattaataattatatatttatttaaataatataatatattaatttaataattatatatttaatataatgtaataaatttataattgtatatttatttaaataataaaataaattatatgatatatacccttattagtcatttcacatctCAACAGCAacaactaaatataattttaccaaacacttaacataaaacagctatcatcagctatcagttatcaCCATCATTATGAATACTATCACCTAACAAATttatcagttgtattcaacagttaaaccaaacaggccCTAAGTAGCATTGAACAAATTCAATTAACGTTTCTGAAAATGGTAACTTTTAGAAGCACAGCTTCACTATTATTAAGCTCAAAGATGCAAACATCTCCCACTTGCAGAAAATTTTCCTTTGCAAATTTAGGCCACCCACCTGATAACGCAGCTGTACCACAAGATTGATACCTGACCAATTTCACAGGCCACCGTCTGCTCTCAACTTGTAAAATTACTTTGTTCATGCCATGCTTTGTACTTTCCACAGCAAGATTTAGCGGTACAGGCTGCACAATGAAAACTGTGCAACATTTATAAAAAGCTTTAAGTCTAGTGGTATATCAGTTTAATGCCATTTCTATCATGCAAGAAAAGCAATTGCTTATAAATTGTTACTAGTTCTGTGCCATTTCGTTATTTCAGTGTTACTCGAGCTTACTACTGAGGTGCGCCTATAGCTGGGACGAATGATCACTTTGAAGAAAGGATTCACTGAGGTAAATTTCTTGGCAGCTTCGATAGCGCCGAGAGCCTTTGCGGAATTCCCTGGATTAAACTCCCTGTGGATAAGACTTTCTTCATGTTTCAATTGCTTgctgtttccttcatgaaaccaACTAAATCAGAGTAAAAGTTTGTTTCCTGAAGCAAATTGAGCTAAATTGTAACTATAAGTTAATAATTGGATTCATAAATTGTAACTGACCAAGTGATGGGTTGCCATTTCCATCTTTGATGTATTGGAAAATGACTACTTTCAATGTAATTTCAATGCGATTAATCAGTTCAAAAACACAAACATCACCAACTTCCAAGTGATTTCTTTTGCAAATTTTCTCCAGCCATAAGTTAATTTAGCTGATAGTTTATTTCCACTGTATTCCTTATACGAATACCGCACAGACCAAAATTTCCCATCAACTGTATTGAGGGTGACAGCCCCACTTTTTTTGAAATATTCCCTAGCAACGCTTGCTGGTATACTCTacgaaaacaaataaaaagaaaataggaAATGAATAAAGGCTGGAAAGAAAGTTTAAAAGAATATGATTTTAACAGTAATAAAAGTTTCAAATTTCAATCTAAAGCTTATCAAGCTATAAAGAAATGATGGCTGCATTTCAACCATGAAGTAAGGAGATTTGAGGCTTGGGCTTGCTCTGCGAAGTGCATTAGCTTTCTCCTCAGCTGTCAATGGTTTTCTCCTCGCCACAGCTCCATCCAATGTTCTCTTCTCATTGGACATGCCTTGATTGTCCCCAAATCAAGTCCTCAGTTAAGTAAAAAGCAAAAGAATAAAGATTACAAGCTCTTGCCCTGGGAATTCTTGCTCAAGATTAGGCTCTCCATTATCTCTATTGCTGATACTAAATGGATAGTCTATCTCCAAGGCACTCTTGTCAATTATGATTACGTTGAACTGACAATTTTGttcatattaaaaaattatgaagGATCCAAGGGCCAGAGAGTAATGCTCTGCAAATTCCTGCCACCCATTTTTTAACCAGATCTCACCATCACATTTCACCTGCTCTACCTTCCATTTTTCACCACTAGGGACCTTCAGGACTGCCGGACTTGACAGATCACTTCCATATCTCCTGACAAACTTTCTTGGAATGCCCTGATACACAAAAACTTCCGAATAAGTGCTATGAGAAAGAAAATAATGCAAAATAAAAATGTTGCAAGAAAACTAAAACAACAAGAAAGAGTACCTCTTGTTAAATTTGGGTTGTCTCTACACCTGTGACGATGAGGATGAGAGAACAGAACAACAACAAATTGACTATAATTTTAACTCAGGAAATTTATCAAACACTTGGTGTGCAGAAGAAATGAGCAGGTAATCAGCCTGATTTTTATTATACTAATCAATACTTAAATACACGAAGTAGGTCAACAAACTCAGAAAAAATAGGACCCATTATCAGCACTAAATCAGGTCAAAAAAATAGACCAGAAATTCAAATGAaatcaaaaaaataatttctgCATTATATTTTCAACACTCCCGGTTAATGCAGAAATTTACAATTCCTAACATATTTCTTAGGTGCTGAAATTTTATAAGTGGAAGAGGCCTGCTCATTTGTATTGCAGTATGTGATCTTGATTGCTCCTTGTGTCACCAATTCTCTCACAAAATGATGCCGAGTTTCTATATGTCTTGTACGACTATGATGGACAAGATTTTTAGTCATGGCAATTGTAGATTGATTGTGGCAATAGATGTTTGTAGCCTCCACTTGTGTCAGTTTCATATCTTCCATGATATGACATAACCAAATTGCTTGACAAGCTGCTGAAGTTACTACCATATATTCAGCCTCTAATGAAGACAATGCTGTGGATGGTTGCTTCTTTGAATTCCAGCAAATGACACCTGACCCAAGATTAAAGGCATAGCCTGTGGTACTCTTTCTATCATCAATGCAACCTGCCCAATCACTAtcagaaaattgtttgaataccAAATGCCATAGGAATTTGTTCCTCTCAAGTATCTTAATATTCTTCTGGCAGCCCCAAAGTGGATTTTGCTTGGACTTGACATGAATCTTGATAAAAGGCTAGTAGCATGCATTATATTGGGTCGATTGTGTGTAACATATAGTAAACTTCCTATCAGACTTCGATAATCACCAGCATTTACTTTCTCTTCCCCATCATCAAGACTGAATTTTTGGTTAGTGTTTATTGGAGTCTTCACCGGGTTGCAATTTTGCAACTGAAACCTTTTAAGAAGATCGTTCACATAAATTTCTTGTGAAATAAAAATTCCATCATCGCATTGCTTTACTTCTAGCACCAAAAAATAACTCATTAACCCCAAATCAGTCATTTCAAACTCACCAATCATTAGCTTCTGAAACTCACTAAGCAAAGCAATACTATTTCCGGTATAAAtcaaatcatcaacataaaggCATATAATAAGTACCTCATCGACTCCCTTTGTTTTGACATAGAGAGTAGGCTCACTTGCACTCTTCTGAAAACCATGCTTATTGAAATGTCCATCAATTCTCTCGTACCAGGCCCTTGGAGCTTGTTTGAGGCCACAGAGTGCTTCTTCAATCGATAAACCTTGTTTTCTTGACCTGCTATTTCATATCCCTGCGGTTGTTgcacatacacttcctcatccaAAAAACCATTGAGAAATGCAGATTTTACATCAAATTGATGAACATTCCAATTATTATGAGCAGCTATAGCCAAAACAGTTCGAATAGTGTCAAATCGAACAACTGGTGCAAAGGTTTCTTGAAAATCAATACCTTCTCTTTGCATGTACCCACGTGCTACAAGGCGGGCTTTGTATTTTTCCACTTTACCATCAGGTCTGTATTTGACTTTGTAGATCCATTTCAGCCCCACTACTTCTTTTCCATTTGGAAAATCTACTAGTTCCCATGTCTTGTTGTGCTCTAAAGCTTTAATTTCTGCATCCATTGCTTCACACCATTCAGTATTTTTTACAGCTACATCAAATGAGATTGGTTCTTCAATTTGTGCTAGTTGACACACTTGAGTCCTTTCATATATCTACTTCAAGGATCCCCATTTTCTTGATGGTGTTTTTGAGGAAGAGGAACTTGGAGAGGCAGAGTTTAATAAGCCAGAGGAGTTACTTTGAGGTGTTAGAGGGCTGGAACTTGAAGTACTGCTATTTGGTGTTGAGGGACTAGAGCCATCATTGCTGCCTTAATCAAACGCATTATGTTCAACACTCATTTCTTCGTTACCCTGAACAAAACTCAGACTATTCTGCATATCATTCCATTTCCAAGCATGTTTCTCATAAAAAACAAAATCACGACTGATCAGTAACTTTTTGGTGAGAGGATTATAAAAACGGTATCCCTTAGTTTCAGTGCTATAACCCACAAAAATGCTTTTTATGCTATTATCTtctaatttttctcttttttgtGATGGAATGCGCACAAAACCAATGCAGCCAAAGACTTTTAAGTGAGTTACCTTTGGCTTCCATCCATGCCATGCTTCAAATGGTGTTTGTTGAGTCAAAGCTGTTGTAGGTGATCGATTGAGAATATAAGCTGCTGTGTGGATTGCTTCAGCCCAGAAATTGTTTGGAAGGCGTTTGGCTTTTAGCATGCTTTTTCCCATCTCCACCAGGCTGCGATTCTTCCTCTCGGCAACTCTGTTTTGCTGTGGAGTGTAGCTAGCTGTTAGTTGTCTTTGGATACCAACCTCCTCACAAAAACTATCAAATTCCTTAGAGAGAAACTCTCCACCACGGTCTGTTCTTAAGATCTTTATTGGCTGCTCACTTTGCTTCTCAATGTATGCTTTGAACTTCTTGAAGACGAAAAAGGCTTCTGACTTTTCTTTAAGAAAATAAACCCATGTCATTCGACTAAAATCATCAACAAAGGCCAACAAATACCTGTTGTTATTAAGGGAATGTGTCTTCATGGGCCCGCAAATATCTGCATGAATTAGTTCTACAGGTTTTGAAGCTCTTCTTGCCTTCCCTTTTGGAAAAGAGTCACGATGCttgatgagcactcctaggatgccaagaaacacaacatctaaatattggaaccaagatctttaatcatccaaacaaggaAGAATTTTagattgaaaacccaagtgttaatatacaaatagtaacaagctaaagcatattgatcatcaaaataagactagcaaggggtttatgctgctagaatccaagttctttcaagaaacatggaagaaacatagaagaaactcaagctccagcaatggagttctctccctaatgctCACACTTAACCTAGAAAAAAATGAAGGCTGCCaatacaatctgaatatcttgggttatatatagcatctctaaaaccctaaaagtgtgccaaaaccctaaaagtgtgccaacatggctaaaaagacaaaaatgCAAGGCTCATCAATCAGATGGGGCGTCTCCATAGGGGTGGACCATTTGGGACTACTTGCTTTATGGCAGCCCTTTATGTAGTGGTAAACATAAGGTGGCAgcaacactttaggtggtagcagcctttttttaatgtagtggggaccaataaaaggtgtcagcacatggcaaatccaaataagcataagaagctcctccaatccacttggccgaatggtcttgtgccaagtcatgctgatgtggcgaagTCACACTGATGTAgcgccacttgtcaagtctcccatgccaacttgtgtgagaatgaaccacctagattccaacaatatgcaagaaagtccaacatggcaattttgatctCCCTTGTGCTCACAATtctccaacaccaatgcttgcagctctctagctctggctctggtgatgggtcttctaaataatggcataggcactggcgcttcttcatcatcccctcctcctttgaaagaattcgtcctcgaatttggtCCTGCATCAATGCAAGGGGAAAGATCAGTAATGTTAAAAGAATTGCTAACACCATACTCACCAGGTAAATCAATCTTGTATGCATTGTTGTTGATCCTTTCTAGCACTTTGAATGGACCATCACACATTGGCTGTAATTTTGACTTTCTTAGGTTTGGAAACCGCTCTTTCCTTAAATGCACCCAAACAAAGTCACCTGGTTCAAACACAAGAGGCTTTCGGCCTTTATTAGAATGAGTAGCATattgtgcatttttcttttcaatttgtaacCTAGCTTGCTCATGCAATTTCCTAACCAAATCTGCTTTCTTTTTACCATCAAGACTATTAATATGATCAACAGGTAAAGGCAACAAGTCTAATGGTGTCAATGGATTAAATCCATACACAATCTGAAATGGTGAAAATCCGGTAGAAGAATGGACTActctgttataagcaaactcaacaaaaggaatgcaatcttcccaagatTTCAAGTTTTGTTTAACCATCACACGTAATAAAGTAGTTAAGTTTCTATTCACTACTTCTGTTTGTCCATCAGTCTGGGGATGACAAGTAGTTGAGAACAACAGTTTAGTACCTAACTTACCCCACAACACCCTCCAAAAGTGACTTAGGAATTTAACATCTCTATCAGTCACTATAGTCCTAGGTATACCATGTAACCTGACTATCTCTTTAAAGAACAAATTGGCTATGTATGTGGCATCATCTGTTTTGTGACACGGTATGAAGTGTGCCATCTTAGAAAATCTATCAACAACCACAAATATAAAATCATGACCTCTCCTAGACCTAGGCAAACCCAAAATAAAATCCAAAGaaatatcagtccaaggttccttaggaacaggcaagggtgtgtaaagaccatttggcattactctagactttgctttcttacattcaacacacctagaacacattcgatcaacatctttcctcatatgtggccaaaagaagtgttcttgcaatatgtttaaagtcttagcaacaccaaaatgtcccatcaaaccaccactatgtgactccaaaacaagcaagtctcgcatagagcatttaggcacacacaatttattctccttaaacaagtatccatcatgcctataaaatttcTGAAATGCACTTTTCTCACAAGCAGCATATACATTATAAAAATCAGCATCATCAACGTACAattctttcatgaactcaaaaccaagcaatttagcatcaagtgtagacaaaagtgcatgtctcctagaaagtgcatcagctacaacattctcttttccttgcttgtatttaatcacatatggaaatgactccaaaaattcaatccatttagcatgccttctactcaacttattttgactcTTAATATGCTTCAATGATTCATGATCCGAATGTATGACAAATTCTTTAGGCCACAAATAATGTTGCCAAGTTTCCAAGGCCCTAACTAATGCATACATGTCCTTATCATAAGTAGAGTAATTCAAGGCAGCTCCatgcaatttctcactaaaatatgctATTGGTCATTTCTCTTGCATGAGAACCGCACCAATTCCTACACCACTTGCGTCACATTCAATTTCAAAAGTCTCATCAAAATTTGGCAAACTCAACAAGGGTGCAGAACACAATCTATCTTTAAGTTCAGAAAATGCATGTTCATGTTTCTTTTTCCACTCAAATGCAACATTCTTTTTGACCAATTCATTCAAAGGAGCAGCAATTGTACTAAAATTAGACACAAATCGCCTATAGAAACTAGCCAATCCATGGAAACTCCTAACCTCAGACACATTCTTAGGAATTGGCCAATCTCTAATggctttgattttctcttcatcaaccTGTACACCTTTACTACTTACAACAAAACCAAGAAAAACAACCTTATCCAAGCAAAATGAACACTTTTTCGCATTCACATACAATTTCTcatttctcaacacatcaaaaacaAGTCTCAAGTGATCCAAATACTCGTCTATGTTACTACTgtaaatcaaaatgtcatcaaaatacacaacaacaaattttccaatgaaattcctcaacacatgattcatcaaacgcataaaagtgctaggagcatttgtgagcccaaatggcatcaccatccattcatacaacccatatttagttttgaaagcagttttccactcatcaccaattttcattcttatttggtggtaaccacttttcaaatctatcttagaaaacacacttgcaccatgcaactcatcaagcatatcatcaaggcGAGGGATTGGGTGTCTATACTTTCTGATGATTTTATTGAAGGCTATGCAATCCACACACATTCGATAACTCCCATCCTTCTTAGGCACTAGCAACACAGTCTGACACATAGGCTCATGCTCTCCCTAACATAGCCCTTCTCCATAAGCTCCTCCACTTGCCTTTGTAACTCCTTTGTTTCTTTAGGATTTGTTACGTATCTTTGGTCTATTCGGTATTTGTGCTCCGGTACTAAGTcgatctggtgctcaatccctccgATAGGTGGCAATCTGGTGGCAACTCATTGGGAAGACATCTTCATATTCCTGTATAAGAGACAAAGCATCACTAGGCAAATGTGAATCAAGGTCAGTAACACATAAATTAACCTCCTTGTACATAAGTACACAAAGAGGTCTTCCTGAATGTAAAGCCTCTCTAACTTCTCTTTCCTTCACATACAAACTCATTCTTTTCTCTCCACTCTCCTTTTGCCCCGAGCTTTCCTTTTTCTCATTtgctctcattttcttttcttttgtttctctttttctctctttttcttctctcttctctttcttttcactctcatccagctcggcctctctaagtttttctctccaagtttctttcttttcttcaatggaTCTAAGAATCCTTATTTGATCTTCATGCACTTGAGCTGGTGTCATAGGAAGCAATGAGTATGTTCGACCTTTCCTTAGTGACCGTGTACCTGTTCTTCCTACCATCATGCACAACACTTCTATCATACTGCCATGGACGGCCCAACAAAAGATGCGTAGCAACCATAGGCACAACATCACAAAGTACCTCATCATTATACTTGCCATGGTGAATGGCACCACTACCTGTTTTGTAACCCTCAACTTCCCACAATCATTCAACCATTGCAAGCCATATGGTTTTGGATGTGTAGTAGTAGGCAAACCCAACTTGTCCACCAAGAGTGAACTAGCCACATTACAACAGCTCCCACCATCTACAATCACACTACACAACTTGTCATTCACCAAGCACCTAGTATGGAAGATATTCTctctttgcatttcatcaccacactccatactcacttgtgcactaagtgtgcgcatggtgacaaagatattgccatccataggtggctgatctccctcatcgtagcaatcatcctcatgctcatcaacattatcagattcttcctccctttcctcttcactttctaactctccattttccctaacaaccatcactcttttatttggacattgtgaggcataatgtccatttcccaaacacttaaaacacttcagttctctagtcctagtaggaactcccttgttcttctcctctactttctcctttcctttccattcttctttcttgaatttgggaacttctttctccacccttgaaggagcagaccaatttgacttccaattactcctaggagccgaatggttggctggtgcatatctagccacatttttcctttttagttgcttctccactttaagtgccatttgtagcatatcctccacctCCACACAAGGTTGCAGCTCCACAATATTAGCAATTTCAGGATTTAACCCATTCAAAAAGTGAACCATTGTAGCTTCCCGATCCTCCTCAACATCAGCTC includes:
- the LOC110651671 gene encoding uncharacterized protein LOC110651671, with amino-acid sequence MSNEKRTLDGAVARRKPLTAEEKANALRRASPSLKSPYFMSIPASVAREYFKKSGAVTLNTVDGKFWSVRNLWLEKICKRNHLEVGDVCVFELINRIEITLKVVIFQYIKDGNGNPSLGNSKQLKHEESLIHREFNPGNSAKALGAIEAAKKFTSVNPFFKVIIRPSYRRTSVVSSSNTEITKWHRTSNNL